Proteins encoded together in one Atribacterota bacterium window:
- a CDS encoding PAC2 family protein yields MSQLILIRKPKINNAKMLIGFSGCMNGGEVSTGTIDYIRNKLKAIKFAEIKANRFYIFNFPASIELASEFRPNTRIENGILKNFDFPKNEFYYHQESNLILFKGKEPNINWEEYANHLFKVGERYNLQRVYFMGNVAAATPHTRAIRTSCYCSKEELKEEVRAHGIKFTMYEGPGSISTYLTHLARLKGIEMINFIAEIPIYIQSENPKAIKMMAEKLIKLLDLNIDTDDLTRRNLAFEKRINELLKHQPLLMEEIKKLEENYDQEFFNNKGGFEEWLKRKGIDKL; encoded by the coding sequence TTGAGTCAATTAATCTTAATACGAAAACCAAAAATAAATAATGCCAAAATGTTAATAGGATTCAGCGGCTGTATGAATGGCGGTGAGGTATCCACTGGAACTATTGATTATATCAGGAACAAACTAAAGGCCATAAAATTTGCCGAAATCAAAGCTAATCGTTTTTATATTTTTAATTTCCCTGCATCAATAGAGCTGGCCAGCGAATTCAGGCCAAACACTAGAATTGAAAATGGCATCTTAAAGAATTTTGATTTTCCAAAAAATGAATTCTATTATCATCAAGAAAGCAATCTAATTCTCTTTAAAGGAAAAGAACCTAATATCAATTGGGAAGAGTATGCTAACCATCTTTTTAAAGTTGGCGAGAGATATAATTTACAAAGAGTTTACTTTATGGGAAATGTTGCTGCCGCTACACCTCATACCCGAGCTATTAGAACCTCTTGTTATTGCTCCAAGGAAGAGTTAAAAGAAGAAGTGAGGGCTCATGGTATTAAATTCACTATGTACGAAGGACCCGGTAGTATCAGTACCTATCTTACTCATTTAGCCAGATTGAAAGGCATTGAAATGATAAATTTTATAGCTGAAATTCCCATCTATATTCAATCGGAAAATCCTAAAGCAATTAAAATGATGGCTGAAAAACTAATCAAATTATTAGATCTTAATATTGATACCGATGATTTAACCAGAAGAAATTTAGCTTTTGAGAAAAGGATCAATGAATTACTGAAACATCAACCTCTACTTATGGAAGAAATTAAAAAATTAGAAGAAAATTATGACCAGGAATTTTTTAACAATAAGGGTGGCTTTGAAGAATGGTTAAAAAGAAAAGGAATTGACAAACTTTAA